The proteins below come from a single Macrobrachium rosenbergii isolate ZJJX-2024 chromosome 50, ASM4041242v1, whole genome shotgun sequence genomic window:
- the c12.1 gene encoding protein CWC15 homolog: MTTAARPTFEPAKGGMGRGERDLSALSKQYSARDLPSHTRLKYRDHGQATTEELRSRDFRRELEDRERAARDSKRTSSSGSGTSSSSSSSNQRESGSQSSSSSSKKPRLDQIAPANLDADDPQDEDDDASDSDDSDDEAVLFAELERIRRERTEEEAKRQQERKEQEERIRMENIISGNPLLNLAAAPKTDMKVKRRWDDDVVFKNCAASEPDKVEKPFINDSLRSEFHKRFMEKYVK; encoded by the coding sequence ATGACAACAGCAGCACGGCCAACATTTGAGCCTGCCAAGGGTGGCATGGGTCGTGGAGAACGGGACTTAAGTGCTCTTTCAAAGCAGTATTCTGCTCGAGATTTGCCCTCTCATACACGACTGAAATACAGAGACCATGGACAGGCCACAACTGAAGAACTCCGCAGCCGTGATTTCCGTCGCGAGCTAGAAGATCGTGAACGTGCTGCCAGAGATAGTAAACGCACTAGCAGCAGTGGAAGTGGCactagcagtagcagcagcagtagcaatcAGAGAGAATCTGGATCACagtcttcatcctcttcatcaaaGAAACCAAGATTGGATCAGATTGCACCTGCTAACCTTGATGCTGATGATCCTCAGGATGAAGATGACGATGCATCTGACTCAGATGACTCTGATGATGAAGCAGTGCTTTTTGCAGAACTGGAACGTATTCGCCGTGAACGCACCGAGGAAGAAGCCAAGCGACAGCAAGAAAGGAAAGAGCAAGAGGAACGTATTAGAATGGAAAATATCATATCAGGCAATCCTCTTCTGAACCTTGCAGCAGCACCAAAAACTGACATGAAAGTCAAGAGAAGATGGGATGATGATGTAGTTTTTAAAAACTGTGCAGCCTCAGAACCAGATAAAGTAGAGAAGCCTTTCATTAATGATTCATTACGATCAGAATTTCACAAacgttttatggaaaaatatgtgAAGTAG
- the LOC136832706 gene encoding PXMP2/4 family protein 4-like: protein MRALLQRLKRATEKYPVLRGMITYSVLWPTSNVVQQSLDKTRDNYDPVESLRYLILGTFGTAPTVYVWVKIAGKLVKGQLFRHAVLKAGLEQILFAPVGISQFYFGITLLEGRPWSECVQEWKEKFIPTWRVGMCVWPIIQTVNFAYVAEKNRVVVVSIASFMWTIFLSYMHHLDQETLPAFLRKIKEVKSSKEEEMRDGVDCKVKDHR from the exons ATGAGAGCCTTACTGCAAAGGCTGAAAAGAGCGACAGAAAAATATCCTGTGTTACGTGGAATGATCACTTATTCCGTGTTATGGCCAACTTCAAATGTAGTTCAGCAGTCATTGGACAAAACAAGAGACAATTATGATCCTGTCGAGTCGTTGCGTTATCTTATCCTCGGAACTTTTGGTACAGCACCAACCGTCTATGTGTGGGTGAAGATCGCTGGAAAGCTTGTCAAAGGACAGTTGTTCAGGCATGCTGTTTTGAAA GCTGGACTAGAGCAAATCTTATTTGCTCCAGTTGGCATATCACAGTTTTACTTTGGTATAACTTTACTGGAAGGGAGACCATGGTCAGAATGCGTCCAGGAGTGGAAGGAGAAATTTATACCCACATGGAGG GTCGGCATGTGTGTTTGGCCAATCATCCAAACAGTCAATTTTGCTTATGTGGCTGAGAAGAACAGAGTTGTTGTGGTTTCTATTGCATCATTTATGTGGACAATATTCTTGTCATACATGCATCATCTTGATCAAGAGACACTGCCCGCATTTCTTCGTAAAATAAAAGAAGTCAAGTCCTCTAAAGAAGAAGAGATGCGAGACGGTGTAGATTGTAAAGTGAAGGACCATAGATAA